TCTCCCCGAATAATTTGAATTTTTTGCTCTGAATTAACTACTTGCTGCCAATTTTCTGTAATAATCGCAATAGCACGACTAGATTGCTCAATTGCTACGGCTATAGTGGCTCCTCTGCATAAGGCTTCGGCCCCCATTGAACCACTCCCAGCACACAAATCTAACCACCTACAACCATCAATCCTACCTTGCCAAATATTAAATACAGCCTGTCTAACCCGACTGGGAGTCGGTCTAGTGGCTTGACCTGGTAAAGTTTTGAGAGAGCGATTGCCGTAAATTCGGAGACTCACAAGAAGAAGGAAGAAGGAAGAGGGAAGGAGGAGTTAATTCTCTAAAACTCTTGTGGGGTAGGCATCCTGCCATAGGTGTCAACTTAACGTGAAACCTTTACCC
Above is a genomic segment from Merismopedia glauca CCAP 1448/3 containing:
- the rsmD gene encoding 16S rRNA (guanine(966)-N(2))-methyltransferase RsmD, with protein sequence MSLRIYGNRSLKTLPGQATRPTPSRVRQAVFNIWQGRIDGCRWLDLCAGSGSMGAEALCRGATIAVAIEQSSRAIAIITENWQQVVNSEQKIQIIRGDLVKKLPQLEGQQFDRIYFDPPYASELYLPVLQAIAQYQLLATSGELAVEYHPKIWQPPEIESLEICRDKVYGSTAIAFYAPV